GAAAACTCCGGAAGAAGAGGGGAAGCAGACAACACGTGATTTGACGATTTTACGCAATTATGCTTATTATAAGGGTATCAAATCACTTTATTACGTCCGTACTTTTACTGATGATAGTGGTGAAATTGGTGTTAATGAATGCGAAAGTTGTACAATTTAAAGGAGTACAAAATGGTTGAAACATATTATAAAGCAATTAATTGGAATGAAATTGAAGATCAAATCGATAAAGCTACCTGGGAGAAGTTAACCGAACAATTCTGGCTAGATACTCGTATTCCTCTTTCTAATGATCGTGATGATTGGCGGACATTATCCGAAGTCGAACATACTTTAGTCGGACATGTTTTTGGCGGCTTAACTTTGTTAGATACCTTACAATCTCAAGATGGAATTGACCAATTACGTAAAGACATTCGTACTCAAGAAGAAACGGCTGTTTTTAATAATATTCAATTTATGGAATCTGTCCATGCTAAAAGTTACTCTTCAATTTTCAGCACTTTAAATACTGCCGAAGAAATTGACGAAATTTTTGATTGGACCAATCATAATCAATATTTGCAACATAAAGCAGAAGTTATTAATGACATTTATCAAAATGGCAAACCTTTAGAAAAAAAGGTGGCATCTGTCTTTTTAGAAACCTTTTTATTCTATTCTGGATTTTATACACCTCTTTATTACCTGGGAAATAATAAATTAACCAATGTCGCAGAAATTATCAAACTAATTATTCGTGACGAGTCGGTTCACGGCACATATATCGGTTATAAATTCCAACTCGGTTTTAACGAACTGGATAAAGACGAGCAGCAAAAATTACAAGATTGGATGTATGATTTACTCTATAGGCTTTATGACAATGAAGAAAAATATACGTCTGTCTTGTATGATGAAATTGGCTGGACAGATGAAGTGAATAACTTTCTTCGTTATAACGCCAATAAAGCTTTGATGAACTTAGGCCAAAACCCATTATTTGCTGATGGTAATGCAGAAAACGTCAATCCAATTGTGATGAACGGATTGTCTACTGGTACCAATAACCACGACTTCTTCTCTCAAGTTGGTAATGGTTACTTATTAGGTAAAGTCTCTGCTATGAAAGATTCCGATTATAATATTGGCTTAGATGATAAGTAGTTACAATTTTAAAAATCCGTCCAGACACATAATTGTTTGGACGGATTTTTTCTATGCCAGCTCTTTTGATATTTCCATAAATAACCTATAAAGCCTAGATTTAGTAGGTTAATCGCAATCTCAGTTAAGTTAATTATTTGGTTGTTGCCATAATATGGTGAAGCCTGATAACCAATAGAAATAATATTAATAACTAATAAAAAAATAACCAACCATTTCTTCATTAAGAACGCCTCACAATCAGGAAATTAAAATATATTAAACAATCTTATACTCTCAATGTCAATATAAGATATATGCTAATTCAAGAACACCAGCTCACATTTGCCTATTAAAACAGCATTTACAAAAAGGCCGCATCTTGCTATCAATGATACTAAAAAACCGGAACAAATTTTTGCTCCGGTATTTTTCATAACTACATAATTAACGCGGGCAATTTACCCAAATCCGGCACTTGATAGGTACATAAATTCGATTCGGGTGTAGCTTCTTGCTTTAGATTTAACCAGCAGCTATCAATCCCAAAATTATGCGCTCCTAAGACATCTTCTCCATAAGTATCGCCTACCATGAGAACTTTTTGCTTGTCTGCAACGCCAATTTCTTGCAAAATTTTCGCAAAAAATTCAGGCTTCGGCTTTAAGGTTTGGACGCTTTCAGAAGTAAAAACTTTTTGTAAATATGGTGCTAATGGTGAGCCTTGAACTCGAGTTGCTTGTGTTTTTTGTTTACCATTAGAGGCCGTATACAAATCTAAGGACTGACTCAACTTTTGACAACATTCTAAAGCGCCCTTAGTAGGTGTACTTTCATGTTGTTGCATCTCTTGAAAGCGAACATCTAACTCAGCTGCTGACACGCCACAATCTTGAATAAAGGGCAAATCAAAGCGATTATCAAAAACAGCTTCTGTACTGATTTCATCATTTTCTGCTTGGGCCCATAAACGATGATTATTATCAATAAAATCTTGATAATTTTGATCTGTTGCTTGAACACCTACCTCATTTAATAGCCAGCCAAACATTTTACGCCAAGTCCCATCACTTTCTAATGTCAATAAAGTATCATCAATATCAAATAAAACTATCTCATATTTCATTATTTAACCCTCCTATTTAATCATCCCTGTTAAATGCCATAAAGGCACACTTAACTCAAATATCACCACACAAACAACAATATACATCCAAGAGAACTTTTGAATATCTTGATATTCTACTAAAGATCTATCTGTTGCTGCTTGAGCAGCATCAAATCCCATCTGATTGTATGAAGTATGCCAAGTTTGTGAAATGACCAAAGTAATAAATAAAATAATAAAAGCATTAATTCCTACTTCGGCACATGATTCAGCAAAAAGAGCATAAAAGATACTCATGCATGCAACTTCAGAAACCACAAAAGTACGAACCAACACAACTAATAAACAAAGAACCGGAATAAATATATAAATATTATTCACTACTGGTCCTAATATTGGCGCCATTTTATTAGCTAACCAAGTGTCGATATGCAAATCGGTTAATAACTGCGCCGTTTCCATAAAGCCAGTAATTAAAATAACCATATCCCAACTAATTTTGGATTTAAATTCTTTTGTCGATAATGTTCCCTGAGTTAAAAAGGCACACAAAGCTACCACACCTACCAAATAAGAAGGAACATTAAATATTGGTCCAAATATCCAGAAAAATAAAGCAATAATCAAAACCCACATGGTAAATTTTTCATTTTTGGACATCGGTTCTGTCTTAGTTGTTGTGGTGGTAGTTTTTTGTGGTTGATGATTTTTATCACCCTTAAACATTTGTAATAAAATCAAATAAAATACCAGTGCAACTAATAATAACCATACAAAAGAATTAGCCAAATAACTACCAAAATTAAGTTTTTGTTTTTCTAACATTCCCACAATTATCGCTGCTGAAGTCCCACCAGTACTAAAAGCGATTCCAAAAACATACCCTGACAAATACATTGCAATATATAATGCCACAGCTTCTTTGGAAGATTTTGCATATCCATGCTGCTGGGCAATTACTACTGCAAACGAAGCTAATAGGGTCATTTTAGCAGTCACACTCGGAATTAAAGGACTTAAGATTAAACCCGAGATAAAAATCGCCGTTACCTGTCCTACTATCGTATCTGGAAAAATAGAAAACAACTTGTTGGTTAAGCGATTTAATAAGCCTGAATTAATTACTCCGGCTGAAAATCCAAAAATACCAATTAAATTCCAAAAAGACGTATCACCAAACAAACTAAAAACTTCACGAAAACTGCCAACACCTACTACGACCATCAACATTAAGCCTAAAATAATTACGACATAGTCAGCAACTATATGAATCATCATAAAAATAATAATTAACAAAAATACCCCGAGATAATTCATTGCTGGTCGCGTTAATCCTGGAAAAGGAGGAATTACAAAGAATAAGCAAGAGAGTGCTGCTAAAACAAACTTAAAAATCAGCTTTAGCTGACTTTTTTTATCAAACTGTATAGTTTCGATTTTTATCGACTCCTTAATTAAACTATAACGCTATCATAACATTACATCTTGTAGAAAAAAAGTTTCACTTATTAAAAAGTATTTAAAAAATAATTTTAGTCTTTCATAAACAAAAAGCCGTAAAGCTAGCTTTACGGTTTATAAATTACATGGAAAACTTTAATAAAATTGGTAAATGATCCTGTCTTTCTCCAGTCGCTAAGGGCTCGGAAATTTCAATTTTATCAGCTAAACGGTTTGAAACTAACCAATAGTCAATGCGCCAACCAGAATTGTTTTGCTTACTGGTTCGTACTCGTTGGGGAAACCAAGTGTAAACACTTCGTTGTTCTTGATAAAATCCTTGAGCTTGGGGATATAAATACCGAAAACTATCAGTAAAACCTGCTGCCAACAATTGTGAAAATTTTTTCCGTTCTTCGTCTGTAAATCCAGAAGAATGATGGTTATTTTGTGGATGAGCTAGGTCAATTTCTTCATGAGCAACATTGAAATCTCCACAAGCTAAGACCGGCTTTTGCTGATCTAATTGAGTCAAGTACTGTCGATAACAATCATCCCATTCTTGCCGTAAGGCTAAACGATTAAGATCTTGTCCTGCATTAGGGGTATAAACAGTCGTGACAAAAAATTCCGGAAATTCGAGTGTAATCATCCGTCCTTCATCATCTGTTGGTTCAGGAGCTCCAATATGTGGGAAAGTGACTTGTGGCTGAGGCAAAGACTTGAGATATAACATCATAGTTCCTGCATAACCTTTACGAGCTGGTGGTTCAGATATCCGATATTCTACCGCATAATTTGGAAAATAATCCGTTAAGAGTTGTAATAGCTTTTTCACTTTATTTTGATCAGCAGATAATTTAGTTTCTTGAATAGCTAAAACTGTAGGGTGTAGCTGAACAATTTTTTGCAAAACTGCTCGAGTCAAGTCACTCCGAGGACTTTTTCCAGTTAAAGCTGCATTCAAGGAGTCAATATTCCAACTAATAAATTGATATTCCATTATTTACCACCTTTCATTTGCCAATCCAATAACCAGCAATCATGGCTCCTACTAAAATGATTAAGACAAAAACGGTAATATAAACATATAAATAATCTTGTTCCTTAAAAAAAGCATAAATAGAAACTATAACCCGTAACACTGGAGTTAATATCAACAAAAAGACACCTAACATTAAAATAGCATCGGGTTTAAATTGTACTAAACCGCGACCAATTGCAGCAAAAGTAGTAGGAAAATGGCTGCCATAACCGCCATCACCCTTAATTAATAACAGCACCATGCCAACAATCATTACTGTTACTGAAATAATAACACCAACACGCAAAATCTTACCGATAATTAATTCAATTTCATTCATTTCTTGTTTGTTCATGTTAAATATTCACCCCAAATCCCTTTAAAAGCATCTGCAAACCCAAATACAACAGAATTGGAATAAAGATAATTCGAATTACTTTTGGTTGTAAATGCTGCATAATACGACTACCTACTACTGCACCAAACACAACGCCAACAGCCAAAGGCACTGCAATATGTGGAACAATCGTCCCATTAAAGAAATATACCGTTGCACTGGCCGCAGCAGTTACCCCCATCATTAAGTTACTCGTGGCACTTGAAGGTTTCAGGGGCATTTTCATAATATTATCCATAGCAATCACTTTAAAAGCCCCACTACCAATACCTAATAAGCCACTAGCTAAACCTGCAATAAGCATCATCAAAAAGCCACCAGGAACATTTTTGACCTGATATTCGACTTCTTCTTTTGTCGCCTTATCATAGTAACTACCGTCTAAACGTAATTTTTGAGCTAAATAATCTGGATGAACATTCTCAGTAGTATCAGTTTTGGTTTTACCGCGTAATTTTTTAATCATGGTATAGCTAGAATTTAAAACTAATAATCCAAATAAAATATACAAAATTGATTTTGGAATTACTCCATTTAAAGCTGCTCCACTGACAGCACCAATGGTTGTCGCAATTTCTAGGAACATCGCCACACGTAAATTAAGCATTTCATCCTTTAAAAAAGAAATCGTCGCCCCCGAACTAGTAGCAATTACAACAATAATACTAGCGCCAATGGCATATTTGATATCCAAACCCATTGCCACTGTTAAAATCGGGGTGACAATCATGCCGCCACCAATTCCTAAAATTGCACCTAAAATTCCGGCTAATAAGCCTGTAATCAACATTAACAAAAGACTATTAGTAGCAATCATTTATCTTTGTCTTCTTTCTTTAGAGATTGATTATCATAATTTTCTAATGCTTGCTGAAGATTATCGTGAACCATCTCAACAATAACATCAATTTGCTCTGTTAGTTTACTAGGATCAGCAGCCACTTGATCAATGCGCAGTTTCGAAACATTAATTTGTTCACTCACAGTGACTAAATAAATTTTAACAGTTTTGGTTTCTTCTTTATCAAAAAAATGACTAATTTTTTGATAATCTTGAAATGGTAAGTTAATAATACCGCTTTGTAGTGCAAACTCAATGGCAAAAGGTAATCCGGTTACTGCTAACTGTCCCTGAGCCAAGTAGCCACTATCAACAGCGTCTTGCACTTGTAGACACAGCTGATTAACAGCAGTCTTAATCTTGGATTTGGCTAAGCGTCTTGTTAATTGGATTGAAGTGGTAAAATTTTGATAAGATTTTTGAGCAATCTTATCTTGATATTGTGCCGCTGTAATTTCCATTTTATAACCTCACATTTATAATCTTGAGACCATGATACTCTAGCTAGAGGTTGGTTTCAAATTACCTATTATACTAATTTTATGATAATATTTTCTTGAAGATATATAAGGGGATGAAAAAATGGACAGTAATATTGCTGCTAAAATAGCTGCAACTCCGATTGTTGACCAATTGAAGGACTATCAACCTTTATTTTGGAAGAATCCCAATTATGGTCAAGCAGATTCAGACTTACCTTTCAGCAAAGAATATATTTTTGATGCTGTTGCTCGTTGGGAGCGATTTGCTCCTTATTTGGCAGTGGCGTTTCCTGAAACCAAGGCTATGCATGGCATTATCGAATCACCACTAACTCCAATTGAACACATGCAAAAGGCTTGGTCCAAATATAATAATTACGATTTACCAGGTACTCTCTATATCAAACAAGATAACGCCTTACCGATTTCTGGCTCAATCAAGTCGCGTGGTGGCATCTACGAAGTCTTAAAATTTGCTGAAAAGGTGGCAATGACTGATGGTGATTTAACTTATATGGATGATTATTCTGTTTTAGCTACACCTCGTTATCAAAAAATCTTTTCTAAATATGGAATCACTGCTGGTTCTACGGGCAATTTAGGCTTAAGCATTGGTATTGCTGCGGCAACTTTTGGGTTCAAAACTACTAT
The nucleotide sequence above comes from Bombilactobacillus bombi. Encoded proteins:
- a CDS encoding exodeoxyribonuclease III; translated protein: MEYQFISWNIDSLNAALTGKSPRSDLTRAVLQKIVQLHPTVLAIQETKLSADQNKVKKLLQLLTDYFPNYAVEYRISEPPARKGYAGTMMLYLKSLPQPQVTFPHIGAPEPTDDEGRMITLEFPEFFVTTVYTPNAGQDLNRLALRQEWDDCYRQYLTQLDQQKPVLACGDFNVAHEEIDLAHPQNNHHSSGFTDEERKKFSQLLAAGFTDSFRYLYPQAQGFYQEQRSVYTWFPQRVRTSKQNNSGWRIDYWLVSNRLADKIEISEPLATGERQDHLPILLKFSM
- the nrdF gene encoding class 1b ribonucleoside-diphosphate reductase subunit beta, which encodes MVETYYKAINWNEIEDQIDKATWEKLTEQFWLDTRIPLSNDRDDWRTLSEVEHTLVGHVFGGLTLLDTLQSQDGIDQLRKDIRTQEETAVFNNIQFMESVHAKSYSSIFSTLNTAEEIDEIFDWTNHNQYLQHKAEVINDIYQNGKPLEKKVASVFLETFLFYSGFYTPLYYLGNNKLTNVAEIIKLIIRDESVHGTYIGYKFQLGFNELDKDEQQKLQDWMYDLLYRLYDNEEKYTSVLYDEIGWTDEVNNFLRYNANKALMNLGQNPLFADGNAENVNPIVMNGLSTGTNNHDFFSQVGNGYLLGKVSAMKDSDYNIGLDDK
- a CDS encoding SLC13 family permease — translated: MKESIKIETIQFDKKSQLKLIFKFVLAALSCLFFVIPPFPGLTRPAMNYLGVFLLIIIFMMIHIVADYVVIILGLMLMVVVGVGSFREVFSLFGDTSFWNLIGIFGFSAGVINSGLLNRLTNKLFSIFPDTIVGQVTAIFISGLILSPLIPSVTAKMTLLASFAVVIAQQHGYAKSSKEAVALYIAMYLSGYVFGIAFSTGGTSAAIIVGMLEKQKLNFGSYLANSFVWLLLVALVFYLILLQMFKGDKNHQPQKTTTTTTKTEPMSKNEKFTMWVLIIALFFWIFGPIFNVPSYLVGVVALCAFLTQGTLSTKEFKSKISWDMVILITGFMETAQLLTDLHIDTWLANKMAPILGPVVNNIYIFIPVLCLLVVLVRTFVVSEVACMSIFYALFAESCAEVGINAFIILFITLVISQTWHTSYNQMGFDAAQAATDRSLVEYQDIQKFSWMYIVVCVVIFELSVPLWHLTGMIK
- a CDS encoding DUF1634 domain-containing protein; this translates as MNKQEMNEIELIIGKILRVGVIISVTVMIVGMVLLLIKGDGGYGSHFPTTFAAIGRGLVQFKPDAILMLGVFLLILTPVLRVIVSIYAFFKEQDYLYVYITVFVLIILVGAMIAGYWIGK
- a CDS encoding sulfite exporter TauE/SafE family protein; translated protein: MIATNSLLLMLITGLLAGILGAILGIGGGMIVTPILTVAMGLDIKYAIGASIIVVIATSSGATISFLKDEMLNLRVAMFLEIATTIGAVSGAALNGVIPKSILYILFGLLVLNSSYTMIKKLRGKTKTDTTENVHPDYLAQKLRLDGSYYDKATKEEVEYQVKNVPGGFLMMLIAGLASGLLGIGSGAFKVIAMDNIMKMPLKPSSATSNLMMGVTAAASATVYFFNGTIVPHIAVPLAVGVVFGAVVGSRIMQHLQPKVIRIIFIPILLYLGLQMLLKGFGVNI
- a CDS encoding HAD family hydrolase, which produces MKYEIVLFDIDDTLLTLESDGTWRKMFGWLLNEVGVQATDQNYQDFIDNNHRLWAQAENDEISTEAVFDNRFDLPFIQDCGVSAAELDVRFQEMQQHESTPTKGALECCQKLSQSLDLYTASNGKQKTQATRVQGSPLAPYLQKVFTSESVQTLKPKPEFFAKILQEIGVADKQKVLMVGDTYGEDVLGAHNFGIDSCWLNLKQEATPESNLCTYQVPDLGKLPALIM